A window of the Bacteroidota bacterium genome harbors these coding sequences:
- the dut gene encoding dUTP diphosphatase gives MTDPIRVPVEILSHGEGLALPAHATENAAGLDLRAAVHEPVALAPGMHALIPTGLKLALPRGTEGQVRPRSGLAMRHGVTVLNSPGTIDADYRGEVKVLLVNHGLETFTVERGERIAQLVVARYEQVELVREAELEETARGTGGFGHTGRA, from the coding sequence ATGACCGATCCCATCCGCGTCCCCGTCGAAATTCTCTCGCACGGCGAGGGCCTCGCCCTTCCCGCCCACGCCACCGAAAATGCAGCGGGCCTCGACCTTCGCGCTGCGGTGCACGAGCCCGTCGCTCTCGCCCCCGGTATGCACGCGCTCATCCCGACGGGCCTCAAGCTCGCCCTGCCGCGCGGCACCGAAGGGCAGGTCCGCCCCCGCAGCGGCCTCGCCATGCGCCACGGCGTCACCGTCCTCAACAGCCCCGGCACGATCGACGCCGACTACCGGGGCGAGGTGAAGGTCCTACTCGTCAACCACGGCCTGGAGACGTTCACCGTAGAGCGCGGCGAGCGCATCGCCCAACTCGTCGTGGCGCGGTACGAGCAGGTCGAGTTGGTGCGGGAGGCGGAACTGGAAGAGACGGCACGCGGGACGGGGGGCTTCGGTCACACGGGGCGGGCGTAG
- a CDS encoding glycosyltransferase, whose product MRLCIQWPRFGPLHLARLCATHTLFAEHDVEVVGLETAGDDALYEWRVESGATPFRREQVFPDGVFEAIPPAEMHRATLDTLDRLRPDGVAIMSYGYPDARAALLWCRRNRRAAVLMQATKEDDAERVGWRERVKSLIVRQFDAAIVGGTPQRAYTEKLGLPASVVFEKYNAVDNAYFRQAADASRALSSPPSLPGLAGDAPFFLASNRFIPRKNLDRLLLAYGAYRRRANALGHAPWRLLMLGDGVLRPDLEGLVAERGIEGVAFCGFRQIDELPHYYARAGAFVHPALADQWALVVNEAMAAGLPVIVSTGAGCARDLVRDGENGFTFDPTSAEALTEALLRVADPAADRTAMGTRSQEIVEGWAPERFAESMWSAFQAGLRRADRRAHPVAQTVLTALNVLPRDQKAFHTVEA is encoded by the coding sequence ATGCGTCTCTGCATCCAGTGGCCCCGCTTCGGCCCGCTCCACCTCGCCCGTCTCTGCGCCACCCACACGCTCTTCGCCGAGCACGATGTTGAGGTTGTGGGACTGGAAACCGCCGGGGACGACGCGCTCTACGAGTGGAGGGTCGAGTCTGGAGCGACGCCCTTCCGCCGCGAGCAGGTCTTCCCCGACGGCGTGTTCGAGGCCATCCCACCTGCCGAGATGCACCGCGCGACGCTCGACACGCTCGACCGGCTCCGTCCGGACGGCGTGGCGATCATGAGCTACGGCTACCCCGACGCACGGGCTGCCCTGCTGTGGTGCCGCCGGAACCGGCGCGCCGCCGTGCTGATGCAAGCGACGAAGGAAGACGACGCCGAGCGCGTCGGGTGGCGCGAGCGCGTGAAGTCGCTCATCGTGCGGCAGTTCGACGCCGCGATCGTGGGCGGGACGCCGCAGCGGGCCTACACCGAGAAGCTCGGCCTGCCGGCATCGGTCGTCTTCGAGAAGTACAACGCCGTCGACAACGCCTATTTCCGCCAGGCGGCGGACGCGTCGCGCGCGCTTTCGTCCCCGCCTTCGCTTCCCGGTCTTGCCGGCGATGCGCCGTTCTTCCTTGCCTCCAACCGCTTCATCCCACGCAAAAACCTCGACCGGCTCCTCCTGGCCTACGGCGCGTACCGCAGGCGGGCGAACGCGCTCGGCCACGCCCCCTGGCGGCTGCTCATGCTCGGCGACGGCGTGCTCCGGCCGGACCTCGAAGGGCTCGTCGCCGAGCGCGGCATCGAAGGCGTCGCGTTCTGCGGGTTTCGGCAGATCGACGAGTTGCCGCACTACTACGCCCGTGCCGGCGCGTTCGTCCACCCAGCGCTCGCCGACCAGTGGGCGCTCGTCGTAAACGAGGCGATGGCGGCGGGCCTGCCGGTCATCGTCTCGACGGGTGCGGGCTGCGCGCGCGACCTAGTCCGCGATGGCGAGAACGGCTTCACCTTCGACCCGACCTCGGCCGAGGCACTCACCGAGGCTTTGCTTCGGGTAGCCGACCCGGCGGCAGACCGGACAGCGATGGGGACGCGCTCGCAAGAGATCGTAGAAGGCTGGGCCCCGGAGCGCTTTGCCGAGTCGATGTGGAGCGCGTTCCAGGCCGGGCTGCGCCGCGCCGACCGCCGCGCCCATCCCGTCGCCCAGACCGTGCTGACCGCACTCAACGTCCTACCCCGCGACCAGAAGGCATTCCACACCGTCGAGGCTTAG
- a CDS encoding peptide MFS transporter, which produces MAKDPNAEASTDLAAHEIAGASAAAGAVGANDTRFFGHPLGLSNLFFTELFERFSYYGMRALLVLFMTAATVDGGLGYDVAKSSLIYGMYTSLVYLVNLPGGWIADRLLGQRRSVLVGGIIIAAGHFTMAIPTTLFFFAGLGLIVIGTGLLKPNISVMVGQLYSPQDARRDAGFTIFYMGINMGAFAAPLVCGALAVNYGWHYGFAAAGVGMTVGMIVYVLFGKQISNVGSLTAEAEREKSASSSMFVKGLLGVLVLVGGIYGLMAAGIVPASEEGVTAVYTVLLLVIVGGLFGWLYTRDYWTNVERKRLYLIGLLFVGAAVFWAAFEQAGSSLNLFAERSTDRGLPDWLAWLPGLETLADGVRGIPTAWFQSANAFFIFTIAPAVAALWVWLGRRGKDPSSPTKFGIGLTLLGSGFLVMVVAGGAAAGGAQVSPWWWLVLTYLLHTLGELTLSPVGLSAMTKLAPARVSSLMMGVWFLGASVGNFVAGYIASFYDTMALPSFMGLVAAIAIGAGVVFFFAAGPFKRMMAKAEEAPVVAGS; this is translated from the coding sequence ATGGCCAAAGACCCCAACGCCGAAGCCTCCACCGACCTCGCCGCGCACGAGATAGCCGGCGCGAGCGCCGCTGCCGGTGCCGTCGGGGCGAACGACACGCGCTTCTTCGGTCACCCGCTCGGGCTGTCGAACCTCTTCTTTACCGAGCTCTTCGAGCGCTTCTCCTACTACGGGATGCGCGCGCTCCTCGTCCTCTTCATGACGGCCGCGACCGTCGATGGCGGCCTGGGCTACGACGTGGCGAAGTCGTCGCTCATCTACGGGATGTACACCTCGCTCGTCTACCTCGTCAACCTCCCGGGCGGGTGGATCGCAGACCGCCTGCTCGGGCAGCGCCGGAGCGTACTCGTCGGCGGCATCATCATCGCCGCCGGGCACTTCACGATGGCGATCCCGACGACGCTGTTCTTCTTCGCCGGGCTGGGGCTGATCGTGATCGGGACGGGCCTCTTGAAGCCGAACATCTCGGTGATGGTCGGGCAGCTCTACTCGCCGCAGGACGCCCGCCGCGACGCCGGGTTCACGATCTTCTACATGGGAATCAACATGGGTGCCTTCGCGGCCCCGCTCGTCTGCGGCGCGCTCGCGGTCAACTACGGCTGGCACTACGGCTTCGCCGCGGCCGGCGTCGGCATGACGGTCGGGATGATCGTCTACGTCCTCTTCGGCAAGCAGATCAGCAACGTCGGCTCGCTGACGGCCGAGGCGGAACGCGAGAAGTCGGCCTCGTCGTCGATGTTCGTCAAGGGGCTCCTCGGCGTGCTCGTGCTCGTCGGCGGGATCTACGGGCTGATGGCGGCCGGGATCGTGCCGGCGAGCGAGGAGGGCGTCACGGCGGTCTACACGGTGCTGCTCCTTGTCATCGTGGGCGGCCTCTTCGGCTGGCTCTACACGCGCGACTACTGGACCAACGTCGAGCGCAAGCGGCTCTACCTCATCGGGCTCCTCTTCGTCGGCGCGGCCGTCTTCTGGGCGGCGTTCGAGCAGGCCGGCTCCAGCCTCAACCTCTTCGCCGAGCGCTCGACGGATCGCGGGCTGCCGGACTGGCTGGCCTGGCTGCCGGGTCTGGAGACGCTCGCCGACGGCGTGCGCGGCATCCCGACGGCGTGGTTCCAGTCGGCCAACGCTTTCTTCATCTTCACGATTGCCCCCGCCGTCGCCGCGCTCTGGGTGTGGCTCGGGCGGCGCGGCAAGGACCCGTCGTCCCCGACCAAGTTCGGCATCGGCCTGACGCTGCTCGGGTCGGGCTTCCTCGTGATGGTCGTCGCGGGCGGCGCGGCGGCCGGCGGCGCGCAGGTCTCGCCGTGGTGGTGGCTCGTCCTGACCTACCTCCTCCACACGCTCGGCGAACTGACGCTCTCGCCGGTCGGCCTGAGCGCGATGACCAAGCTCGCCCCGGCGCGCGTCTCGTCGCTGATGATGGGCGTGTGGTTCCTCGGAGCGTCGGTCGGCAACTTTGTCGCGGGCTACATCGCCTCGTTCTACGACACGATGGCGCTGCCCAGCTTCATGGGCCTCGTCGCCGCGATTGCCATCGGCGCGGGCGTCGTGTTCTTCTTCGCCGCCGGCCCGTTCAAGCGGATGATGGCAAAGGCCGAGGAGGCCCCCGTCGTGGCTGGCTCCTGA
- a CDS encoding S8 family serine peptidase → MYRALFLSLLAAVLFLTPRAAEAQQSEAGLQPKAAGVTMPLARPDPASAAQRGMAPDSILYDDGNAVPDDVIGFGDVVPFYAATRFTAGSSFTLLGARVAYRTEFSSAPLLIEVYDDAAGPNNPTGGTLLFSGTANAPSQDGHLTGFNFGAPVGPFAAGESFFIVVGFSGVTYPMGADTRGTGNYTGRGFFSGTGSAGDWTALGDVLQNGQDDMWVLRALGENGGGGGQAPDINVTPSSLSASLSPGASTTLDLTIGNTGAGSLTWSAAATASRPGGAQREPAVAVLYASRPATSDFAALREVVQDRGEVAVIVGLSTAFRPEGEFDRADGAERQRQRIAGEGEALLGRLAAFGVQNVKRFETVPYVAMTVDAAALAALEADPGVYAVYEDAWLAPSLAESTGIVGAPAAWQQGFAGAGQAVAVLDTGVDTGHPFFGGRTVAEACFSTNGPGVQSTCPNGQGQQTGPGAAAACSPGIDGCDHGTHVAGIAMGRGSSFSGVARDASLIAVQVFSILTDPQACGGQSACVRTAQSDQIRGLEYVYSQRGNVAIASANMSLGGGRFSSDCDASPLKPIIDNLRSAGIATVIASGNDGYTDAIGEPACISSAIAVGSTGDGSGGSMADAVSDFSNSSPSLDLLAPGNSITSSVTGGGFGPKGGTSMAAPHIAGAWAVLKGQRPQASVTEIFNAIASTGVPITDPGNGLTHPRLQLDAALGQGGGGGSWLSASPPSGTTAPGATSTVTVRLDASSLGAGTHNGTILITSNDPDEASVSVPVTLTVGGGGGGGGTVLTHIREGDTQNTITAQTGGYVHGTNGYDDTGKAVAFAVPGGGSGQLAGVSVRFSARAATPVIASYTLRVYGGTPASGPQGAPLFSQTYSLADMNVDGDPNTPSPPTEHVFSAPVAVDGSFFVAVEYQTPYGAEDFNIASTAALGAASGFEWERWSDGSWNNMSDAWFQGSDGWHMWISAHMGNFVDTEAEGGVAEAVALAPSYPNPFASSTSVRYALPRPAEARLDVFDALGRRVATLAEGVQAAGDHEATWSADGLASGVYVLRLSAGGTVETQRVTLVR, encoded by the coding sequence ATGTACCGCGCACTCTTCCTCAGCCTCCTCGCCGCCGTTCTGTTTCTCACGCCCCGCGCTGCCGAGGCGCAGCAGTCCGAGGCCGGCCTTCAGCCGAAGGCGGCGGGCGTGACGATGCCGCTCGCCCGTCCCGACCCCGCCTCCGCCGCACAGCGCGGCATGGCCCCGGACTCCATCCTCTACGACGACGGCAACGCGGTCCCGGACGACGTGATCGGCTTCGGCGACGTCGTCCCGTTCTACGCCGCCACCCGGTTCACGGCGGGCTCCTCGTTCACGCTCCTCGGTGCGCGCGTCGCCTACCGCACCGAGTTCAGCAGCGCGCCGCTGCTGATCGAGGTCTACGACGACGCAGCCGGGCCGAACAACCCGACGGGCGGCACCCTGCTGTTCTCCGGCACCGCAAACGCGCCGTCGCAGGACGGCCACCTCACCGGGTTCAACTTCGGCGCGCCGGTCGGGCCGTTCGCGGCGGGCGAGTCGTTCTTCATCGTCGTTGGCTTCTCGGGCGTGACCTACCCAATGGGGGCCGACACGCGGGGGACTGGCAACTACACTGGGCGCGGCTTCTTCAGCGGCACCGGCAGCGCGGGCGACTGGACGGCGCTCGGCGATGTGCTCCAGAACGGGCAGGACGACATGTGGGTGCTCCGCGCCCTCGGCGAGAACGGCGGCGGCGGCGGGCAAGCGCCCGACATCAACGTCACCCCGTCCAGCCTCTCGGCGTCGCTCAGCCCCGGCGCGAGCACGACGCTCGACCTCACGATCGGCAACACCGGGGCCGGGTCGCTGACCTGGAGCGCGGCAGCTACGGCCAGCCGCCCCGGCGGTGCGCAGCGCGAGCCGGCCGTGGCGGTGCTCTACGCCTCGCGGCCCGCGACCTCGGACTTTGCCGCGCTCCGCGAAGTCGTCCAAGACCGCGGCGAGGTCGCCGTAATCGTCGGCCTCAGCACGGCGTTCCGGCCCGAGGGTGAGTTCGACCGGGCCGACGGCGCCGAGCGCCAGCGCCAGCGGATCGCGGGCGAAGGCGAAGCCCTCCTCGGGCGGCTTGCGGCATTCGGCGTGCAGAACGTCAAGCGCTTCGAGACGGTGCCCTACGTGGCGATGACGGTCGATGCCGCCGCGCTCGCCGCGCTCGAAGCCGACCCCGGCGTCTACGCCGTGTACGAGGACGCGTGGCTCGCCCCCTCGCTCGCCGAGAGCACGGGCATCGTCGGGGCACCGGCCGCGTGGCAGCAGGGGTTCGCCGGGGCCGGGCAGGCCGTCGCCGTCCTCGACACGGGCGTTGACACGGGGCACCCGTTCTTCGGCGGGCGCACCGTGGCCGAGGCCTGCTTCTCGACGAACGGCCCCGGCGTCCAGTCCACCTGCCCGAACGGGCAGGGCCAGCAGACCGGGCCGGGCGCGGCAGCGGCGTGCTCGCCCGGCATCGACGGGTGCGACCACGGGACGCATGTCGCCGGCATCGCGATGGGGCGCGGCAGCTCGTTCTCCGGCGTCGCCCGCGACGCGAGCCTCATCGCGGTGCAGGTCTTCTCCATCCTGACCGACCCGCAGGCGTGCGGTGGGCAATCCGCGTGCGTCAGGACAGCGCAGTCGGACCAGATTCGGGGCCTCGAGTACGTCTACAGCCAGCGCGGCAATGTTGCCATCGCCTCGGCCAACATGAGCCTCGGCGGCGGGCGCTTCTCGAGCGACTGCGACGCAAGCCCGCTCAAGCCGATCATCGACAACCTCCGCTCGGCGGGGATCGCCACGGTCATCGCCTCAGGCAACGACGGCTACACCGATGCCATCGGCGAGCCGGCGTGCATCTCGTCGGCCATCGCGGTCGGCTCGACGGGCGACGGTTCCGGCGGCTCGATGGCGGACGCGGTCTCGGACTTCTCGAACTCCTCGCCGTCGCTGGACCTCCTCGCGCCCGGCAACTCGATCACGTCCTCGGTCACCGGCGGCGGGTTCGGGCCGAAGGGGGGGACCTCGATGGCCGCGCCGCACATCGCCGGCGCGTGGGCCGTCCTCAAGGGCCAGCGCCCGCAGGCGAGCGTCACCGAGATCTTCAACGCCATCGCCTCCACCGGCGTCCCGATCACCGACCCGGGCAACGGCCTCACGCACCCTCGCCTCCAACTCGATGCCGCGCTCGGCCAGGGCGGTGGCGGCGGGTCGTGGCTCTCGGCCAGCCCCCCGTCCGGCACGACGGCCCCCGGCGCGACCAGCACCGTCACCGTCCGCCTCGACGCGTCGAGCCTCGGCGCGGGTACCCACAACGGCACGATCCTCATCACCTCGAACGACCCTGACGAGGCGAGCGTGAGCGTGCCCGTCACGCTGACCGTCGGCGGCGGCGGCGGAGGGGGCGGCACGGTCCTGACGCACATCCGCGAGGGCGACACCCAGAACACGATCACCGCGCAGACCGGCGGCTACGTCCACGGCACGAACGGCTACGACGACACCGGCAAGGCCGTCGCCTTCGCCGTGCCGGGCGGCGGGTCGGGGCAGCTTGCGGGCGTCAGCGTCCGCTTCAGCGCCCGCGCGGCGACACCCGTGATCGCGTCCTACACGCTCCGGGTCTACGGCGGCACGCCCGCCTCGGGGCCGCAGGGGGCGCCGCTCTTCTCGCAGACCTACAGCCTCGCCGACATGAACGTGGACGGCGACCCGAACACGCCCTCGCCGCCGACCGAGCACGTCTTCTCGGCTCCCGTCGCGGTCGACGGCTCGTTCTTCGTCGCGGTCGAGTACCAGACGCCCTACGGCGCAGAGGACTTCAACATCGCCAGCACCGCAGCGCTCGGCGCGGCCTCCGGGTTCGAGTGGGAGCGCTGGAGCGACGGCTCCTGGAATAACATGTCCGACGCGTGGTTCCAGGGCAGCGACGGCTGGCACATGTGGATCTCCGCGCACATGGGCAACTTCGTCGACACCGAGGCCGAGGGTGGCGTCGCCGAGGCCGTCGCGCTCGCGCCGAGCTACCCGAACCCGTTCGCCTCCTCCACGTCGGTCCGCTACGCGCTGCCCCGCCCGGCCGAGGCGCGGCTCGACGTCTTCGACGCGCTCGGCCGCCGCGTCGCCACGCTCGCCGAGGGCGTGCAGGCAGCCGGCGACCACGAGGCGACCTGGAGCGCCGACGGGCTGGCGAGCGGCGTCTACGTCCTCCGCCTGAGCGCGGGCGGGACGGTCGAGACGCAGCGTGTGACGCTCGTGCGCTAG
- a CDS encoding FkbM family methyltransferase, whose protein sequence is MNTRVKHLIQRTTGLLPRSARHLLFRAGVVAGGTASFPSVSSTLSYLKRRGFRPRTIVDVGAYVGNWTRMVKTLFPSARVLMVEPQADKQGALARVRAEFAPSALLQDALLGAEDDQPVEFVVMETGSSVLEEQSDHYPRTTVARRTTTLDRLVDDAGWQHVDFLKLDVQGYELEVLRGASACLPTCEFVLMEVSVVPMNLGAPTVDEVFAFMTERGFRMLDLCDQHRRHDVLVQVDLLFINVRSSHAPLFFQDHAEWCARHEHALGDVLSPATWAG, encoded by the coding sequence ATGAACACCCGCGTCAAGCATCTCATCCAGCGAACGACCGGCCTGCTCCCCCGCAGCGCTCGGCACCTCCTGTTCCGCGCTGGGGTGGTCGCCGGAGGCACCGCCTCCTTCCCTAGCGTCTCCTCCACGCTCTCCTACCTGAAGCGGCGGGGGTTCCGCCCTCGAACGATAGTCGACGTCGGGGCCTACGTCGGGAACTGGACCCGCATGGTCAAGACGCTCTTCCCTTCGGCGCGGGTGCTGATGGTGGAGCCCCAGGCCGACAAACAGGGGGCGCTCGCGCGCGTCCGCGCCGAGTTCGCACCGAGCGCCCTCCTGCAAGATGCCCTGCTCGGGGCCGAAGACGATCAGCCGGTAGAGTTCGTGGTGATGGAGACGGGTAGCTCGGTGCTCGAGGAGCAGTCCGACCACTACCCCCGGACGACGGTCGCTCGCCGGACGACCACGCTTGACCGCCTCGTGGACGATGCCGGTTGGCAGCACGTCGATTTCCTCAAGCTCGACGTGCAGGGCTACGAGCTCGAGGTGCTCCGCGGAGCCTCGGCCTGCCTGCCGACGTGTGAGTTTGTCCTGATGGAAGTCTCGGTCGTCCCGATGAACCTGGGTGCTCCGACCGTAGACGAGGTGTTCGCCTTCATGACCGAGCGCGGCTTTCGGATGCTCGACCTCTGCGACCAGCACCGACGGCACGACGTGCTGGTTCAGGTAGACCTCCTCTTCATCAACGTGCGCTCTTCCCACGCCCCGCTGTTTTTCCAGGACCACGCGGAGTGGTGCGCCCGCCACGAGCACGCACTCGGCGATGTCCTCAGTCCGGCCACCTGGGCAGGTTGA
- the meaB gene encoding methylmalonyl Co-A mutase-associated GTPase MeaB, with product MSRPDSATLAAAVRDGQRRAVARAITRVENGLSGSAGLVDALYPHTGEAWRLGITGPPGAGKSTLTDRLIGSMREAGETVGVVAVDPSSPFTGGALLGDRVRFGERLGDDGVFYRSLAARGAGGGLSESTEAACDMLDAAGFSRVVVETVGVGQGELDVAEAADTVVVVLVPESGDVVQAMKAGLMEIADVFCVNKADHPEADALVGALRSMLRLRAHDEATWMPPVVKTVATQAEGLDALAEAMQEHRDWLGEDRWQAARDDRLRRRVRRLVEAGWQRRFWTPERRATLRDAIATLGSEDRAPHALAAHILAGSPRP from the coding sequence ATGTCCCGCCCCGATTCCGCCACCCTTGCCGCTGCCGTCCGCGATGGGCAGCGCCGCGCCGTCGCCCGCGCCATCACACGGGTTGAGAACGGGCTGTCCGGATCTGCTGGCCTCGTGGATGCGCTCTATCCACACACCGGCGAGGCATGGCGGCTCGGGATCACGGGGCCTCCGGGTGCGGGCAAGTCGACCCTCACCGACCGGCTGATCGGGTCGATGCGCGAGGCGGGGGAGACAGTCGGCGTGGTCGCCGTCGATCCGTCGAGCCCGTTCACGGGCGGCGCGCTTCTCGGCGACCGCGTCCGCTTCGGCGAGCGGCTGGGCGACGACGGGGTGTTCTACCGCAGCCTCGCCGCACGGGGCGCGGGCGGTGGTCTCTCGGAGTCGACCGAGGCCGCGTGCGACATGCTCGACGCCGCCGGGTTCAGCCGGGTGGTCGTCGAGACGGTCGGGGTCGGACAGGGCGAGCTCGACGTGGCCGAGGCGGCCGACACGGTCGTGGTCGTCCTCGTGCCTGAGAGCGGCGACGTGGTGCAGGCGATGAAGGCCGGGCTCATGGAGATCGCCGACGTGTTCTGCGTCAACAAGGCCGACCACCCCGAGGCCGACGCGCTTGTCGGCGCGCTTCGCTCGATGCTCCGGCTGCGCGCCCACGACGAGGCGACCTGGATGCCGCCGGTGGTGAAGACCGTCGCCACGCAGGCGGAGGGGCTGGACGCTCTCGCCGAGGCGATGCAGGAGCACCGCGACTGGCTGGGCGAGGACCGCTGGCAGGCCGCCCGCGACGACCGCCTCCGCCGCCGCGTCCGCCGCCTCGTCGAGGCCGGCTGGCAGCGACGCTTCTGGACCCCGGAGCGCCGTGCCACCCTCCGCGACGCCATCGCCACGCTCGGCAGCGAGGACCGCGCCCCGCACGCCCTCGCCGCCCACATCCTCGCCGGGTCCCCGAGACCGTAG
- the aspS gene encoding aspartate--tRNA ligase, translated as MPDHGPRTHTNGALRPDHIGQTVTLKGWVDTHRNLGGLLFIDLRDRYGLTQVVFSPDADQAAFDDAAALRAEAVISVTGEVRERESKNPDLPTGDIEVWAGSIEVLNTAEPLPFAVTVKEEKQQNTSADLRLRYRYLDLRRPTLQENLLLRSKLYQSVRRYFDRHDFVEVETPVLMKSTPEGARDYLVPSRVHPGQFYALPQSPQTYKQILMIAGLDRYFQIVKCFRDEDLRADRQPEFTQIDVEMTFPTEETIYAMMEGMVAAVWRDLKGTELETPFPRMPYAEAIRRYGSDKPDLRFGLDLHDLSETFAGSGFRLFENAGAVVGIRVPGEGDRGRGAMDRLDKDIVRKKIGAGGLIYFRLPSGGGETSSSVKAEVLPSEFVDRAVEAVGAEAGDLVLVLAGDAPKVFEQAGSLRLHMASDLGLIPEGSDGPWKFLWVTDFPLLDYNEDDGRFHAMHHPFTSPRSEDMDKLDEGSPSFDPGAVRARAYDLVLNGSELGGGSIRIHNRETQSQMFRALGIDEDEAQERFGFLLDAFRYGAPPHGGIAFGLDRIVMHLTGAASLRDVIAFPKTQNATELMSRTPDAVDDHQLADLHIQSVLPEDEEA; from the coding sequence ATGCCTGACCACGGTCCCCGCACCCACACCAACGGCGCCCTCCGCCCCGATCACATCGGCCAGACCGTCACGCTCAAAGGCTGGGTCGACACCCATCGCAACCTCGGCGGCCTCCTCTTCATCGACCTCCGCGACCGCTACGGGCTGACCCAGGTCGTCTTCTCGCCCGACGCAGACCAGGCCGCGTTCGACGACGCCGCTGCCCTCCGCGCCGAGGCGGTGATTTCGGTGACGGGCGAGGTCCGCGAGCGCGAGAGCAAAAACCCCGACCTCCCGACGGGCGACATCGAGGTGTGGGCGGGCTCCATCGAGGTGCTCAACACGGCTGAGCCGCTGCCGTTCGCGGTGACGGTCAAGGAGGAGAAGCAGCAGAACACGAGCGCCGACCTCCGCCTCCGCTACCGCTACCTCGACCTCCGCCGGCCCACGCTCCAGGAGAACCTCCTGCTGCGGAGCAAGCTCTACCAGAGTGTCCGGCGCTACTTCGACCGGCACGACTTCGTCGAGGTCGAGACGCCGGTGCTGATGAAGTCGACCCCGGAGGGCGCGCGCGACTACCTCGTCCCGAGCCGCGTCCACCCGGGCCAGTTCTACGCGCTCCCGCAGAGCCCCCAGACCTACAAGCAGATCCTCATGATCGCGGGGCTGGACCGGTATTTCCAGATCGTCAAGTGCTTCCGCGACGAGGACCTCCGCGCCGACCGCCAGCCGGAGTTCACCCAGATCGACGTCGAGATGACCTTCCCGACGGAGGAGACGATCTACGCGATGATGGAAGGCATGGTCGCGGCCGTGTGGCGCGACCTCAAGGGCACCGAGCTTGAGACGCCGTTCCCGCGCATGCCCTACGCCGAGGCGATCCGCCGCTACGGCTCCGACAAGCCCGACCTCCGCTTCGGCCTCGACCTTCACGACCTTTCGGAGACCTTCGCTGGTTCCGGCTTCCGGCTGTTCGAGAACGCCGGGGCCGTCGTCGGCATCCGCGTGCCAGGCGAGGGCGACCGGGGGCGCGGCGCGATGGACCGGCTCGACAAGGACATCGTCCGCAAGAAGATCGGCGCGGGCGGGCTGATCTACTTCCGCCTTCCGTCGGGCGGCGGTGAGACGAGTTCGTCGGTCAAGGCCGAGGTACTGCCGAGCGAGTTTGTCGACCGGGCGGTCGAAGCCGTCGGGGCAGAGGCGGGCGATCTCGTCCTCGTCCTCGCAGGCGACGCGCCGAAGGTCTTCGAGCAAGCCGGATCGCTCAGGCTACACATGGCGAGCGACCTCGGACTCATCCCCGAAGGATCCGACGGCCCCTGGAAGTTTCTCTGGGTGACCGACTTCCCGCTCCTCGACTACAACGAGGACGACGGGCGCTTCCACGCGATGCACCACCCGTTCACGTCGCCGAGGTCCGAAGACATGGACAAGCTGGACGAAGGGAGCCCTTCGTTCGACCCCGGCGCGGTCCGGGCGCGGGCCTACGACCTCGTCCTCAACGGCTCCGAACTCGGCGGCGGCTCGATCCGCATCCACAACCGCGAGACCCAAAGCCAGATGTTTCGCGCGCTCGGGATCGACGAGGACGAGGCGCAGGAGCGCTTCGGGTTTCTGCTCGACGCCTTCCGCTACGGGGCCCCGCCCCACGGCGGCATCGCCTTCGGCCTCGACCGGATCGTGATGCACCTCACCGGGGCGGCCTCGCTCCGCGACGTGATCGCCTTCCCGAAGACGCAGAACGCGACCGAGCTGATGAGCCGCACGCCGGACGCGGTGGACGACCACCAGCTCGCCGACCTCCATATCCAGTCTGTGCTACCGGAGGACGAGGAGGCATAG